From the genome of Maribacter aquivivus, one region includes:
- a CDS encoding LptF/LptG family permease — translation MLSIIDKYILKRYLATFSLMLLLFIPIGIMVNLAEQIGKMIDNEAPLNEIVMYYVNFTIYIGNLLFPIFLFLSVIFFTSKLANNTEIVAILSSGVSYGRFLRPYIIGASMVAVLMFFMTMFIVPNASVGFNEFKYKYLKKGKQDRVTNNIFNQLNESDFIYVSSFDPARQLGHNFTFERFDENNELDFKISAANIRWVEKDSSYRLTSYKKRTVLGDTAIIESKRRLDTIFAFDIGDLTPVSYVAETKNLFELDTFIKDQRRKGASNINTYVLVKYKRWALPLTAFILTIIAVSVSSVKRRGGMGANLAFGILIAFIFIFFDKVFGVLAEQSGFSPLLAVIIPNVVFGCLAFYLLQNAKR, via the coding sequence ATGCTATCAATAATAGATAAATACATTCTAAAACGGTATCTAGCAACATTTTCGTTGATGCTCTTATTGTTTATTCCCATTGGTATAATGGTGAATTTAGCAGAGCAGATCGGTAAAATGATTGATAACGAAGCACCGTTGAATGAAATAGTAATGTATTATGTGAATTTTACGATTTACATTGGTAATCTATTATTTCCTATTTTTCTATTCCTTTCCGTAATATTCTTTACCTCTAAGTTGGCAAACAATACAGAAATTGTTGCCATATTAAGTTCTGGAGTTTCTTATGGTCGTTTTTTAAGACCTTATATAATAGGCGCTTCAATGGTCGCTGTTTTAATGTTCTTTATGACCATGTTTATTGTACCAAATGCTAGTGTTGGCTTCAATGAATTTAAATACAAATACCTGAAAAAAGGTAAACAGGATCGGGTGACCAACAATATTTTTAATCAGTTGAATGAGTCTGATTTTATATATGTTAGCAGCTTTGACCCCGCTAGACAGTTAGGTCATAACTTTACTTTTGAGCGATTTGATGAAAATAATGAGCTAGATTTTAAAATATCTGCAGCTAATATTCGATGGGTCGAAAAAGACTCTAGCTACCGCTTAACATCTTACAAAAAGCGAACGGTTTTAGGGGATACCGCAATTATTGAAAGTAAACGCCGCTTAGATACCATTTTTGCTTTTGATATAGGCGATTTAACGCCTGTGTCATATGTAGCAGAAACAAAGAACCTTTTTGAATTAGATACTTTTATTAAAGATCAAAGAAGAAAGGGAGCCTCAAATATTAATACTTATGTTTTGGTAAAGTACAAACGTTGGGCATTGCCATTAACGGCCTTTATCTTAACCATAATTGCTGTTTCGGTTTCTTCTGTTAAAAGACGTGGTGGTATGGGAGCCAATTTGGCATTCGGTATTTTAATTGCGTTTATATTTATATTTTTTGATAAGGTATTCGGTGTATTAGCCGAGCAATCTGGCTTTTCTCCTTTGCTCGCTGTCATTATACCTAATGTAGTTTTTGGATGTCTGGCATTTTATCTACTTCAAAATGCAAAAAGATAG
- a CDS encoding phosphoribosyltransferase family protein, with translation MQHTILSHLQIQHKIERIAYQIYEANVSEEEIIIAGIDGGGLAFAKKIVAKLKKITEAKIVLCKLSMDKTDPLSSGVTTSLPDADFVNKSVVIVDDVLNSGTTLIYGVHHFLKTPLKQLKTAVLVNRNHKKYPVKADYKGISLSTSLQEHVNVHFETKNDRVYLD, from the coding sequence ATGCAACATACCATACTTTCACATTTACAGATTCAACATAAAATAGAACGTATAGCATACCAAATCTATGAGGCAAATGTTTCTGAAGAAGAAATCATTATTGCAGGTATAGACGGTGGCGGACTAGCATTTGCAAAGAAAATTGTCGCTAAGCTTAAAAAGATTACCGAGGCAAAAATTGTACTGTGTAAATTATCTATGGATAAAACAGACCCGTTATCTAGCGGTGTAACCACGTCATTGCCAGATGCTGACTTCGTTAATAAATCGGTCGTTATCGTAGATGATGTTTTAAATTCTGGTACTACCTTAATATATGGTGTGCACCATTTTCTAAAAACTCCATTAAAGCAACTTAAAACTGCCGTTTTGGTGAATAGAAACCATAAAAAGTATCCGGTTAAAGCAGACTATAAAGGTATTTCATTATCTACCTCTTTACAAGAGCATGTAAACGTTCATTTTGAAACCAAAAACGATAGAGTCTATTTAGACTAG
- a CDS encoding FKBP-type peptidyl-prolyl cis-trans isomerase codes for MKLKNAYLLIAGLLIISSCKNDDDAIGEVVPPRLLSEVTVEDDAEIIEFLKTHFYNKEEFDTPPEGFDYKIVFDTIAGDNSDKQSLFDSPNLITQTITVDSEDLGRADDDETIDQTLYTLVVRQGVVDGTPTIGDFSILRYEGLLLDGTLFDASVNQPIRFNLSSVVRGFGNGMKNFQTGTGPIENGDGTISYEDYGIGAIFIPAALAYFDSSPNTDVPTYSPLIFKVDAFAYEPDSDLDGDLIPSILEDLNGNGYLNDDNTNEEAEADIRTYVANYLDPDDDGDGILTIDEIELDADGNFVGFLDTDGDGTPDHLDNDL; via the coding sequence ATGAAATTGAAAAATGCCTATTTGCTAATAGCAGGTTTACTAATAATAAGTTCTTGTAAGAATGACGATGATGCTATTGGTGAAGTTGTACCACCAAGATTATTAAGCGAAGTAACCGTAGAGGATGACGCAGAAATCATAGAATTTTTAAAAACACATTTCTATAATAAAGAAGAGTTTGATACACCACCAGAAGGTTTTGATTATAAAATTGTATTCGATACTATTGCCGGTGATAACAGTGATAAGCAATCGCTATTTGATAGTCCAAATTTAATTACTCAAACTATTACCGTTGATTCTGAAGATTTGGGGAGGGCAGATGATGACGAGACAATTGATCAAACTTTATATACTTTGGTAGTAAGGCAGGGTGTTGTAGATGGTACACCTACAATTGGTGATTTTTCTATTCTTAGATATGAAGGATTGTTATTGGATGGAACTCTTTTTGATGCTTCCGTAAATCAGCCGATACGTTTTAACCTTTCTTCTGTGGTAAGAGGATTTGGTAATGGAATGAAAAATTTTCAAACTGGTACAGGACCTATCGAAAATGGTGATGGAACTATTAGTTATGAGGATTATGGTATTGGAGCTATTTTTATTCCAGCAGCTTTAGCATATTTTGATTCATCACCTAATACTGATGTACCTACATATTCTCCATTAATTTTTAAGGTAGATGCTTTTGCATATGAGCCAGATTCTGATTTGGACGGTGATTTAATCCCTTCAATTTTAGAAGATTTAAATGGTAACGGCTATCTGAATGATGATAATACTAATGAAGAGGCAGAAGCTGATATTAGAACCTATGTTGCAAATTATTTAGATCCTGATGATGACGGTGATGGTATTTTAACAATTGACGAAATTGAACTAGATGCCGATGGCAACTTTGTTGGCTTCTTAGATACAGATGGTGACGGTACGCCTGATCATCTTGATAATGACTTATAG
- a CDS encoding asparagine synthetase B, whose protein sequence is MSKIVSSVFFLLLSVQLFASSILIPMDSDTQKNHLKAYGITYWVLAKQQKVQWLLNYRGGSFLLPDGESIRKECQIRGVSFEILSDAQANGILDEISSPSVNQDAVILEKAPRIAVYSPKDKQPWDDAVTMALTYAEIPYTTIYDEEVLGDKLALYDWLHLHHEDFTGQYGKFYGAYRATPWYIEGKKNSEKLAKKLGFDKVSEEKGAVAVKIRNYVIGGGFMFAMCSATDSFDIALAADGIDIVEPMFDGDASDPNYQANLDFGKTFAFTDFILERSPLKYEFSSIDMTNKRGNVPKESDYFSLMDFSAKWDPVPTMLCQNHTSLVKGFMGQTTAFTRSEIKPTVLVLGENKLNEEARYIHGIKGKGFFTFYGGHDPEDYQHRVGDPKTELELHPTSPGYRLILNNVLFPAARKKKQKT, encoded by the coding sequence ATGTCTAAAATTGTATCATCAGTTTTCTTTCTTCTTTTATCAGTGCAGCTATTCGCATCATCCATATTGATTCCGATGGATTCCGATACTCAGAAAAACCATTTAAAAGCTTATGGAATTACCTATTGGGTATTGGCAAAGCAACAAAAAGTACAATGGTTATTAAACTATCGAGGTGGTTCTTTTTTATTGCCAGATGGGGAAAGTATTAGAAAGGAATGTCAAATTAGGGGAGTAAGCTTTGAAATCTTATCTGATGCGCAGGCAAACGGTATACTAGATGAAATTAGTAGTCCATCAGTAAATCAAGATGCTGTAATATTAGAGAAGGCTCCAAGAATAGCAGTCTATTCTCCAAAAGATAAACAACCTTGGGATGATGCGGTAACTATGGCTTTGACGTATGCCGAAATTCCTTATACGACTATTTATGATGAAGAAGTATTAGGAGATAAGTTAGCATTGTATGATTGGCTTCATTTACATCATGAGGATTTCACTGGTCAATATGGTAAGTTTTATGGAGCATATAGAGCAACACCTTGGTATATAGAAGGAAAAAAGAATTCTGAAAAGTTAGCTAAGAAATTAGGATTTGATAAGGTCTCTGAAGAAAAAGGAGCAGTAGCTGTAAAAATAAGAAACTATGTTATTGGTGGCGGATTCATGTTTGCTATGTGTTCTGCAACCGATAGTTTTGATATTGCTTTAGCTGCTGATGGTATCGATATTGTAGAACCTATGTTCGATGGTGATGCTTCAGATCCAAACTATCAAGCAAATTTAGATTTTGGAAAGACCTTCGCTTTTACAGATTTTATCTTAGAACGTAGTCCGCTGAAATATGAATTCTCTTCAATTGATATGACAAATAAAAGAGGAAATGTGCCAAAGGAATCTGATTACTTTTCTCTGATGGATTTCTCGGCTAAATGGGACCCGGTGCCTACGATGCTTTGCCAGAATCATACCTCTTTGGTAAAAGGATTCATGGGGCAGACAACTGCTTTTACACGTTCTGAAATTAAGCCGACAGTATTAGTGTTAGGAGAAAATAAATTAAACGAAGAAGCAAGGTATATTCACGGAATTAAAGGAAAGGGATTCTTTACTTTCTATGGTGGTCATGATCCTGAAGATTACCAACATAGAGTAGGGGACCCAAAAACCGAATTAGAGTTACACCCAACTTCACCAGGGTATCGTTTAATACTTAATAATGTATTATTTCCGGCAGCCAGAAAGAAGAAGCAAAAGACATGA
- a CDS encoding shikimate kinase, which produces MKIVLLGYMGSGKSTVGRIIANHLNIKFLDLDDYIEEGEAMSIASIFETKGEIYFRKKEIEYLNKIFSSEDSFVLSLGGGTPCFGTNMTFVNEKTANSFYLNVGINELFDRLIKEKSHRPMISHLQDEELTEFIGKHLFERSYFYNQAHQKVKSNNNTPTEIAEMIVNKLV; this is translated from the coding sequence TTGAAAATAGTATTGTTAGGGTATATGGGTAGTGGCAAATCTACTGTTGGTAGAATTATAGCTAACCATTTGAATATTAAATTTTTAGATTTAGATGACTATATTGAAGAAGGTGAAGCAATGTCTATTGCTTCCATTTTTGAGACCAAAGGAGAAATCTATTTTAGAAAAAAAGAAATAGAATATTTAAATAAAATTTTTTCAAGTGAAGACAGTTTTGTGCTTTCTTTAGGTGGTGGTACTCCTTGTTTTGGTACTAATATGACCTTTGTAAATGAAAAAACTGCCAATTCTTTCTATTTAAATGTGGGTATAAATGAACTTTTTGATCGCCTGATAAAAGAAAAAAGTCATCGCCCCATGATTTCTCATTTACAAGATGAAGAACTGACTGAATTTATTGGGAAGCATTTATTCGAGAGAAGCTACTTTTATAATCAAGCACATCAAAAGGTAAAAAGTAATAATAATACTCCTACAGAGATTGCTGAAATGATTGTAAACAAACTAGTCTAA
- the dnaB gene encoding replicative DNA helicase, whose translation MENTKPFVARKIDKSNIISLQKGKIPPQAIDLEEVVLGAMMIDKKGVDEVIDILHPDVFYKDAHRFIYEAIFILFEESQPIDLLTVSSQLKKSGKLEICGGDFYLIKLTQKVASSAHIEFHARIILQKFIQRSLIKISGEIIEEAYDEAIDVFDLLDTAEAKLYDVTQGNLKRSAETAQDLVIQAKKRIEEIAGKEGMSGVASGFDKLDKLTSGWQPSDLIIVAARPGMGKTAFTLSMARNMAVNTNTPVAFFSLEMSSVQLITRLISSETGLSSEKLRTGKLEKHEWEQLNVKVKTLEKAPLFIDDTPSLSIFDLRAKARRLASQHGIKMIMIDYLQLMTAGGSQKGGNREQEISTISRNLKALAKELNIPVIALSQLSRAVETRGGSKRPILSDLRESGAIEQDADIVSFIYRPEYYKIEEWDDEERSPTQGQGEFIVAKHRNGGLENIRLKFIGNQGKFDNLDDFDSPFEFQSKMNANEENPFATKNLPSADDAFGSSMNSSPDLDEDNDVPF comes from the coding sequence ATGGAGAACACAAAACCTTTTGTCGCTCGAAAGATTGACAAATCTAATATTATAAGCCTTCAGAAAGGTAAAATTCCACCACAAGCTATTGATTTAGAGGAGGTTGTGTTGGGTGCTATGATGATAGATAAAAAAGGTGTTGATGAAGTTATCGATATTTTACACCCCGATGTTTTCTATAAAGACGCTCATAGATTTATTTACGAGGCTATCTTTATTCTCTTTGAAGAGTCACAACCGATCGATTTATTAACCGTTTCTTCACAACTTAAGAAATCAGGTAAATTAGAGATTTGTGGAGGAGATTTTTACTTGATAAAATTGACTCAAAAAGTAGCGTCATCTGCTCATATTGAGTTTCATGCACGTATTATTCTCCAGAAGTTTATTCAGCGTAGTTTGATTAAAATTTCTGGTGAAATTATTGAGGAGGCATATGATGAGGCTATCGATGTATTTGACTTGTTAGATACTGCTGAAGCAAAATTATATGATGTTACCCAAGGTAACTTAAAGCGTTCTGCAGAAACTGCGCAAGATTTGGTAATACAAGCCAAAAAACGAATTGAAGAGATTGCAGGTAAAGAGGGGATGAGTGGAGTCGCCTCTGGTTTCGATAAACTAGATAAGCTTACTTCGGGTTGGCAGCCAAGTGATTTAATTATTGTTGCAGCACGTCCTGGTATGGGTAAAACGGCTTTTACCTTATCTATGGCGAGAAATATGGCTGTAAATACAAATACACCTGTAGCTTTCTTCTCTTTAGAGATGTCCTCGGTACAGCTAATAACAAGACTAATTTCTTCTGAAACTGGTTTGTCTTCAGAAAAACTAAGGACGGGTAAGCTTGAAAAGCATGAGTGGGAACAATTGAATGTTAAAGTGAAAACTTTAGAAAAAGCACCTTTGTTTATTGATGATACTCCGTCACTATCCATTTTCGATTTACGTGCAAAAGCAAGGCGTCTTGCCTCTCAGCATGGTATAAAAATGATTATGATCGATTATTTGCAGTTAATGACAGCAGGTGGGAGTCAAAAAGGAGGAAATAGGGAACAGGAGATATCTACTATTTCTCGAAACTTAAAAGCGCTTGCAAAGGAATTGAACATTCCTGTAATTGCATTATCTCAGCTATCGCGTGCTGTTGAAACACGTGGTGGTAGTAAAAGACCTATTCTTTCGGATTTGAGGGAATCTGGAGCAATCGAGCAAGATGCAGATATTGTATCGTTCATCTATAGACCTGAGTATTATAAGATAGAAGAGTGGGATGATGAAGAACGTTCGCCAACTCAAGGTCAGGGAGAATTTATTGTAGCAAAACACCGTAATGGTGGTTTAGAAAATATTAGATTGAAGTTTATAGGTAATCAAGGTAAGTTCGATAACCTTGATGATTTTGACTCTCCTTTCGAGTTCCAATCGAAAATGAATGCAAATGAAGAGAATCCGTTTGCGACGAAAAACTTACCAAGTGCAGATGATGCCTTTGGTAGTAGCATGAATAGTAGTCCTGATTTGGATGAGGATAACGATGTTCCTTTTTAA
- a CDS encoding DMT family transporter — protein MQKDRVLNLLHLHFIVFIWGFTAILGKLITIDSLPLVWIRMGMATLFIAIYIFFAKFSIKVSRKTLCWLVGGGIVVALHWVTFFLAIKVSTVSVALAMMSTGAFFTALMEPFWYKRKIIGYEIFFGLMVVAGLYLIFKVETEYVYGMIIALISAFLAAVFSLINGKLVQNHKPSVISFYELGVGMVFLSVILLFKGDFNMSWVMLPQMDWVYLIVLALICTAYAFIASVKIMRVLTPYTVMLTTNLEPVYGILLAWFIFGSEEKMKPMFYVGALIILSTVIANGILKQRANIKKRVPKI, from the coding sequence ATGCAAAAAGATAGAGTTCTTAATTTACTACACTTGCATTTTATTGTCTTTATTTGGGGCTTTACGGCCATTTTAGGCAAATTGATTACCATTGACTCTTTGCCATTGGTTTGGATTAGAATGGGGATGGCGACCCTATTTATTGCTATTTATATTTTTTTTGCAAAATTCAGTATTAAGGTTTCAAGAAAAACACTTTGCTGGTTGGTTGGTGGTGGTATTGTAGTAGCATTACATTGGGTCACCTTCTTTTTGGCTATAAAAGTATCTACCGTATCTGTTGCTTTGGCTATGATGTCTACGGGAGCTTTTTTTACAGCCTTAATGGAACCCTTTTGGTATAAACGAAAGATAATAGGTTATGAGATATTCTTTGGGTTAATGGTCGTAGCAGGACTCTATTTGATTTTTAAAGTAGAGACGGAGTATGTCTACGGTATGATAATCGCATTGATATCGGCATTTTTAGCAGCTGTTTTTTCGTTGATAAACGGAAAATTGGTGCAGAACCACAAACCATCAGTTATCTCTTTTTATGAATTAGGTGTAGGAATGGTTTTCTTATCTGTAATCTTGTTATTTAAAGGCGATTTTAATATGTCATGGGTGATGCTGCCTCAAATGGATTGGGTTTATCTAATAGTGTTAGCGCTTATTTGTACAGCATATGCGTTCATAGCATCAGTGAAAATTATGCGAGTTTTAACACCATATACGGTAATGCTAACAACAAATTTAGAGCCAGTATATGGTATTCTGCTGGCTTGGTTCATATTTGGATCAGAAGAAAAAATGAAACCAATGTTTTATGTGGGAGCCTTAATAATACTCAGTACGGTTATTGCAAACGGTATTTTAAAGCAAAGAGCGAATATTAAAAAAAGGGTACCCAAGATTTAG
- the tgt gene encoding tRNA guanosine(34) transglycosylase Tgt: MKFTLHNTDLQSKARAGTIVTDHGTIETPIFMPVGTVASVKGVHQKELREEVNPDIILGNTYHLFLRPKTEILKKAGGLHKFMGWDRNILTDSGGYQVYSLSANRKIKEEGVKFKSHIDGSMHLFTPENVMEIQRVIGADIIMAFDECTPYPCDYNYAKRSMHMTHRWLDRCINHLEKTPFEYDYEQTFFPIVQGSTYKDLRRQSAEYIANAGAEGNAIGGLSVGEPAEEMYGMTEVVCEILPEDKPRYLMGVGTPINILENIALGIDMFDCVMPTRNARNGMLFTAHGTINIKNKKWEDDFSPIDEMGTTFVDHEYSKAYLRHLFAANEYLGKQIATIHNLGFYMWLVREARKHIIAGDFRAWKDIMVKQMDKRL, encoded by the coding sequence TTGAAGTTTACACTACATAATACCGATTTACAATCAAAGGCAAGGGCAGGTACTATTGTTACTGACCATGGTACTATTGAAACCCCAATTTTTATGCCGGTGGGTACGGTGGCGTCTGTAAAAGGAGTGCATCAAAAAGAATTAAGAGAAGAGGTAAACCCAGATATTATTCTTGGTAATACCTATCATTTGTTTCTTCGACCTAAAACAGAGATTTTAAAGAAAGCTGGCGGACTCCATAAATTTATGGGTTGGGATAGAAATATTCTTACCGATAGTGGCGGTTACCAAGTATATTCTTTGTCTGCGAATAGAAAGATAAAAGAAGAAGGGGTAAAATTTAAATCGCATATAGATGGATCTATGCATTTATTTACACCTGAAAATGTTATGGAGATTCAGCGTGTAATTGGCGCAGATATTATCATGGCATTTGATGAATGTACGCCTTACCCTTGCGATTATAATTATGCAAAGCGATCTATGCATATGACGCATAGGTGGTTAGATAGATGTATTAATCATCTTGAAAAAACACCTTTTGAGTATGATTATGAACAAACGTTTTTTCCTATAGTACAAGGTTCTACCTATAAAGATTTAAGAAGGCAATCTGCTGAGTATATTGCCAATGCTGGGGCGGAGGGTAATGCTATTGGCGGACTTTCAGTTGGTGAGCCGGCAGAAGAAATGTATGGCATGACTGAGGTCGTTTGCGAAATTTTGCCAGAAGATAAGCCACGATATTTAATGGGCGTAGGTACGCCAATTAATATTCTTGAAAACATTGCCCTAGGTATAGATATGTTCGATTGTGTGATGCCAACAAGAAATGCAAGAAACGGAATGTTGTTTACTGCACATGGTACCATAAATATTAAGAACAAGAAGTGGGAAGATGATTTTTCCCCTATAGATGAAATGGGAACTACTTTTGTAGACCATGAGTATTCTAAAGCATATTTAAGACATTTGTTTGCAGCCAATGAATATTTAGGCAAACAAATTGCAACAATTCATAACTTAGGCTTTTATATGTGGTTAGTGAGAGAAGCTCGTAAGCACATTATTGCAGGTGATTTTAGAGCTTGGAAAGATATTATGGTAAAACAAATGGATAAAAGGCTATAA
- a CDS encoding porin family protein, with product MKKTILVAFMALSGFYGIAQSDSGFGVKGGLNYNANGDYFESAGDAAKNPDRNVGYHVGVFGKFGASKVYVRPELVYTKTKSDYDGADFDMSKLDVPVLLGINLVGPLHVFAGPSFQYILDTEFDGITIDDVENDFSVGMNIGAGVNLGKLGIDLRYERGFSENEISFINTNVTTLGPSRIDTRPDQLILSLSLAL from the coding sequence ATGAAAAAAACAATTTTAGTTGCCTTTATGGCGCTCTCTGGGTTTTATGGAATAGCACAGAGTGATTCGGGATTTGGAGTTAAAGGGGGATTAAACTACAACGCAAACGGAGATTATTTTGAATCTGCCGGTGATGCTGCAAAAAATCCGGATAGAAACGTAGGGTATCATGTAGGTGTTTTCGGAAAATTTGGAGCTTCTAAAGTATATGTAAGACCAGAACTGGTATACACCAAAACAAAGTCTGATTATGACGGAGCCGATTTTGACATGAGCAAATTAGATGTGCCTGTACTTTTAGGTATTAACCTAGTTGGTCCTTTACATGTTTTTGCCGGTCCTAGTTTTCAATATATTTTAGATACTGAGTTTGATGGTATTACTATTGATGACGTAGAAAATGATTTTTCAGTAGGGATGAATATTGGAGCCGGAGTAAATCTTGGTAAATTAGGGATAGACCTACGTTACGAAAGAGGATTTAGTGAAAATGAAATATCCTTTATTAACACCAACGTTACAACTCTAGGTCCTAGTAGAATCGATACTAGACCAGATCAATTGATATTAAGTTTGTCTTTGGCACTATAA
- a CDS encoding acetyl-CoA carboxylase carboxyltransferase subunit alpha → MEYLDFELPIKELEEQLDKCMVIGEESDVDVTETCKQIEKKLTETRKDIYKNLTAWQRVQLSRHPNRPYTLDYIKAICGDTFLELHGDRTVKDDKAMIGGLGKIGDQSYMFIGQQKGYNTKTRQYRNFGMANPEGYRKALRLMKSAEKFQVPVVCLIDTPGAYPGIEAEERGQGEAIARNILEMTRLKVPIIVVIIGEGASGGALGIGVGDKVLMLENTWYSVISPESCSSILWRSWEYKERAAEALKLTATDMKKLKLIDEIIREPAGGAHANRPKTFETVKNKISSHFEDLQKLSPKELVNQRMDKYAQMGVFNG, encoded by the coding sequence ATGGAATATTTGGATTTTGAACTTCCAATTAAAGAATTGGAAGAGCAATTGGACAAGTGCATGGTAATTGGAGAGGAAAGCGATGTTGATGTTACCGAGACTTGTAAACAGATTGAAAAGAAACTTACCGAAACCAGAAAAGATATATATAAGAATTTAACTGCTTGGCAACGAGTACAGTTATCTAGACATCCAAATAGACCTTATACATTAGATTATATCAAAGCTATTTGTGGTGATACCTTCTTGGAACTACACGGTGATCGTACTGTAAAGGATGACAAGGCCATGATCGGTGGTTTAGGTAAAATTGGTGATCAGAGCTATATGTTTATTGGTCAGCAAAAAGGATACAATACTAAAACGCGTCAGTATAGAAATTTTGGTATGGCCAACCCAGAAGGGTATAGGAAGGCTTTACGTTTAATGAAATCTGCTGAAAAGTTCCAAGTGCCTGTAGTTTGCTTAATAGATACACCAGGTGCTTACCCAGGTATTGAAGCAGAAGAAAGAGGACAAGGAGAGGCAATTGCAAGAAATATTCTTGAAATGACACGCCTTAAGGTGCCTATAATTGTTGTGATAATTGGTGAAGGAGCATCTGGTGGTGCTTTAGGTATAGGTGTGGGTGATAAGGTGTTAATGCTAGAGAATACATGGTATTCTGTTATTTCTCCAGAATCTTGTTCTTCAATTTTATGGAGAAGCTGGGAGTATAAGGAAAGAGCCGCCGAAGCTTTGAAACTGACAGCGACCGATATGAAAAAGTTGAAACTTATTGATGAAATCATTCGCGAACCTGCAGGTGGTGCTCATGCTAATAGACCAAAAACTTTTGAAACCGTAAAAAATAAAATTTCTTCTCATTTTGAAGATTTGCAAAAGTTATCACCAAAAGAATTGGTAAATCAGCGTATGGATAAATACGCACAGATGGGCGTTTTTAACGGCTAA
- a CDS encoding RNA-binding S4 domain-containing protein: protein MRIDKFLWSTRYFKTRNIASTACKKGYAKINGITAKPGKEVFPMDEVVVRKNQIDYKFTVLDIPPSRVGAKLVDIYRKDTTPKEAFEHNELLQYSKDYYRKKGIGRPTKKDRRDIDEYLDGDTNTDETSTIESDSKSKEVED, encoded by the coding sequence ATGCGCATAGATAAATTCTTGTGGAGCACACGATATTTTAAAACCCGAAACATTGCATCGACAGCATGTAAAAAAGGGTATGCAAAAATTAACGGTATTACTGCTAAACCAGGAAAAGAGGTTTTTCCGATGGATGAAGTTGTGGTGCGCAAAAATCAGATAGATTATAAATTTACGGTTCTTGACATACCACCAAGTCGTGTTGGCGCCAAACTAGTAGACATTTATAGAAAAGACACTACACCTAAAGAAGCATTTGAACATAACGAACTCTTGCAATACTCTAAAGATTATTATCGTAAAAAAGGTATTGGCCGACCTACCAAAAAAGATAGAAGAGATATTGATGAGTATTTAGATGGCGATACAAATACTGATGAAACAAGCACTATAGAATCAGATAGTAAAAGTAAAGAAGTTGAAGATTAA